In Ancalomicrobiaceae bacterium S20, the following proteins share a genomic window:
- a CDS encoding aromatic ring-hydroxylating dioxygenase subunit alpha: MLTRAPLDVASLIAARRPGYTLAAPFYRSKEIFDLDLDVIFARHWIFVGVEPDVPEPGDVMKIDIGLNSILIVRDDDNEVRAFHNVCRHRGARIVTEEHSTVGKLVCPYHQWTYELTGDLVHATHMGDDFDAKCHGLKPVHLRSVSGLLYVCLAAEPPADFDSFAAEMEPRLAPFDLRNAKVVKELDLIEEGNWKLTMENNRECYHCAGNHPELGLSFNKYAVGFVPDADDLEGQAEAAAYAADVERQVQAWEANGFISRPFEELTGRPTGFRTERIVLGGEGESQTMDTKIACKKLMGAITERKLGGLHLWTQPNMWAHFMSDHAVTFTALPLDAEHTLVKTRWLVHKDAVEGVDYDVDHLASVWIATNDQDASLVKLAQCGTRSQAYEPGPYSPLTEGLVDAFATWYVERLSAHMGK; this comes from the coding sequence ATGCTGACCCGCGCCCCCCTCGATGTCGCGTCCCTGATCGCCGCCCGCCGTCCGGGCTACACGCTGGCCGCGCCGTTCTACCGCTCGAAAGAGATCTTCGATCTCGATCTCGACGTGATCTTCGCACGCCACTGGATCTTCGTCGGCGTCGAACCCGACGTTCCCGAGCCCGGCGACGTCATGAAGATCGACATCGGCCTGAACTCGATCCTGATTGTGCGCGACGACGACAACGAGGTGCGCGCCTTCCATAACGTCTGCCGCCACCGCGGCGCGCGGATCGTGACGGAAGAACATTCGACCGTCGGCAAGCTGGTCTGCCCCTATCACCAGTGGACCTACGAGCTGACCGGCGATCTCGTGCATGCGACCCACATGGGCGACGACTTCGACGCCAAGTGCCACGGCCTGAAGCCGGTGCACCTGCGCTCGGTCAGCGGCCTGCTCTATGTCTGCCTCGCGGCCGAGCCGCCGGCGGATTTCGACAGCTTCGCCGCCGAGATGGAGCCGCGCCTCGCCCCCTTCGACCTGCGCAACGCCAAGGTCGTCAAGGAGCTCGACCTGATCGAGGAAGGCAACTGGAAGCTCACGATGGAGAACAACCGCGAGTGCTATCACTGCGCGGGCAATCATCCCGAGCTCGGCCTCTCGTTCAACAAGTACGCCGTCGGCTTCGTGCCCGACGCCGACGATCTCGAGGGCCAGGCGGAAGCGGCGGCTTATGCGGCCGACGTCGAGCGTCAGGTCCAGGCCTGGGAGGCCAACGGTTTCATCTCGCGCCCGTTCGAGGAACTGACCGGCCGCCCGACCGGCTTCCGCACCGAGCGCATCGTCCTCGGCGGCGAGGGCGAGAGCCAGACCATGGACACCAAGATCGCCTGCAAGAAGCTGATGGGCGCGATCACCGAGCGCAAGCTCGGCGGCCTGCATCTGTGGACGCAGCCGAACATGTGGGCGCACTTCATGTCCGACCACGCCGTGACCTTCACCGCGCTGCCACTCGACGCCGAGCACACGCTGGTGAAGACGCGCTGGCTCGTCCACAAGGACGCCGTCGAGGGTGTCGACTACGACGTCGATCATCTCGCCTCGGTCTGGATCGCCACCAACGATCAGGACGCGTCGCTGGTGAAGCTCGCGCAGTGCGGCACCCGCAGCCAGGCTTATGAGCCGGGTCCTTACTCGCCGCTGACCGAAGGCCTCGTCGACGCCTTCGCGACCTGGTACGTCGAGCGCCTCTCCGCGCATATGGGCAAGTGA